From the Castor canadensis chromosome 9, mCasCan1.hap1v2, whole genome shotgun sequence genome, one window contains:
- the Pcdh7 gene encoding protocadherin-7 isoform X9, which yields MLRMRTTGWARGWCFGCCLLLPLWLSLAAAKQLLRYRLAEEGPADVRIGNVASDLGIVTGSGEVTFSLESGSEYLKIDNLTGELSTSERRIDREKLPQCQMIFDENECFLDFEVSVIGPSQSWVDLFEGRVIVLDINDNTPTFPSPVLTLTVEENRPVGTLYLLPTATDRDFGRNGIERYELLQEPGGGGSGGEGRRSGPADSAPYPGGGGNGVSGGGPGGSKRRLDAPEGGGATTPGGRSSVFELQVADTPDGEKQPQLIVKGALDREQRDSYELTLRVRDGGDPPRSSQAILRVLITDVNDNSPRFEKSVYEADLAENSAPGTPILQLRAADLDVGVNGQIEYVFGAATESVRRLLRLDETSGWLSVLHRIDREEVNQLRFTVMARDRGQPPKTDKATVVLNIKDENDNVPSIEIRKIGRIPLKDGVANVAEDVLVDTPIALVQVSDRDQGENGVVTCTLVGDVPFQLKPASDTEGDQNKKKYFLHTSAPLDYENNREFNVVIVAVDSGSPSLSSNNSLIVKVGDTNDNPPVFGQSVVEVYFPENNISGERVATVLATDADSGKNAEIAYSLDSSVMGIFTIDPDSGDILVNTVLDREQTDRYEFKVNAKDKGIPMLQGSTTVIVQVADKNDNDPKFMQEVFTFYVKENLQPNSPVGMVTVMDADKGRNAEMSLYIEENSNIFSIENDTGTIYSTMSFDREHQTTYTFRVKAVDGGEPPRSATATVSLFVMDENDNAPTVTLPRNISYTVLPPSSNVRTVVATVLATDSDDGINADLNYSIVGGNPFKLFEIDSTSGVVSLVGKLTQKHYGLHRLVVQVNDSGQPSQSTTALVHVFVNESVSNATVIDSQIARSLHTPLTQDIAGDPSYEISKQRLSIVIGVVAGIMTVILIILIVVMARYCRSKNKNGYEAGKKDHEDFFTPQQHDKSKKPKKDKKNKKSKQPLYSSIVTVEASKPNGQRYDSVNEKLSDSPSMGRYRSVNGGPGSPDLARHYKSSSPLPTVQLHPQSPTAGKKHQAVQDLPPANTFVGAGDNISIGSDHCSEYSCQTNNKYSKQMRLHPYITVFG from the exons ATGCTGAGGATGCGGACGACGGGGTGGGCGCGCGGCTGGTGTTTTGGCTGCTGTCTCCTTTTGCCGCTCTGGCTCAGTCTGGCCGCCGCCAAGCAGCTCCTCCGATACCGGCTGGCGGAGGAGGGCCCCGCCGACGTTCGGATAGGCAACGTTGCCTCGGACTTGGGCATCGTGACCGGATCCGGTGAGGTGACTTTCAGCCTTGAGTCGGGCTCGGAGTACCTGAAGATAGACAACCTCACCGGTGAGCTGAGCACCAGCGAGCGGCGCATCGACCGCGAGAAGCTGCCCCAGTGTCAGATGATCTTCGACGAGAACGAGTGCTTCCTGGACTTCGAGGTGTCGGTGATCGGGCCCTCGCAGAGCTGGGTGGACCTGTTTGAGGGTCGGGTCATCGTGCTGGACATCAACGACAACACGCCCACCTTCCCGTCTCCAGTGCTCACGCTCACGGTGGAGGAGAACCGGCCTGTAGGCACGCTCTACCTGCTGCCCACTGCCACCGACCGTGACTTTGGCCGCAATGGCATCGAGCGCTATGAGCTGCTCCAGGAGCCCGggggcggcggcagcggcggagAGGGACGGCGCTCCGGGCCGGCCGACAGCGCCCCCTACCCAGGGGGCGGCGGGAACGGCGTGAGCGGCGGCGGACCCGGAGGCTCCAAGAGGCGACTGGACGCGCCAGAGGGCGGCGGCGCGACCACCCCCGGCGGCCGCAGCAGTGTGTTCGAGCTGCAGGTGGCAGACACCCCGGACGGCGAGAAGCAACCGCAGCTGATCGTGAAGGGGGCGCTGGACCGTGAGCAGCGTGATTCCTATGAGCTGACCCTGCGGGTGCGCGATGGCGGAGACCCGCCTCGATCCTCGCAGGCCATCTTGCGGGTGCTCATCACCGACGTGAATGACAACAGCCCGCGCTTCGAAAAGAGCGTGTATGAGGCTGACCTAGCTGAGAACAGCGCCCCGGGTACCCCTATCCTGCAGTTACGGGCCGCCGACTTGGACGTGGGTGTCAATGGGCAGATCGAGTACGTGTTTGGGGCGGCTACAGAGTCGGTCAGGCGACTACTGCGCCTCGACGAAACGTCCGGCTGGCTTAGTGTCTTGCACCGTATTGATCGCGAGGAAGTAAACCAACTGCGATTCACAGTCATGGCCCGCGACCGTGGGCAGCCCCCCAAGACCGACAAAGCCACCGTGGTCCTCAACATCAAGGACGAGAATGACAATGTTCCATCCATTGAAATCCGCAAGATCGGGCGCATCCCACTTAAGGACGGGGTGGCCAACGTGGCTGAGGACGTTCTGGTTGACACCCCCATCGCCCTAGTACAGGTGTCAGACAGAGACCAAGGGGAGAACGGGGTAGTCACCTGTACCTTAGTAGGCGATGTGCCCTTCCAGCTTAAACCGGCCAGCGACACAGAGGGCGACCAGAACAAGAAAAAGTACTTTCTGCACACGTCAGCCCCTCTGGACTATGAGAACAACAGGGAGTTCAACGTGGTCATAGTGGCAGTGGACTCTGGCAGCCCCAGCCTCTCCAGCAACAATTCCTTGATTGTCAAGGTGGGAGACACCAATGACAACCCGCCGGTCTTTGGCCAGTCCGTGGTGGAGGTTTACTTCCCTGAGAACAACATCTCTGGAGAGAGGGTAGCTACTGTGCTGGCGACTGACGCAGACAGCGGGAAGAACGCCGAAATCGCCTACTCGCTGGACTCGTCCGTAATGGGGATCTTTACCATTGATCCCGATTCTGGGGACATCCTGGTCAATACCGTGCTGGACCGGGAGCAGACAGACAGGTATGAGTTTAAAGTGAATGCCAAAGACAAAGGCATCCCTATGCTGCAGGGCAGCACCACAGTAATTGTGCAGGTGGCTGATAAGAATGACAATGACCCTAAATTTATGCAGGAAGTCTTTACCTTTTATGTGAAAGAAAACTTGCAACCCAACAGCCCAGTGGGAATGGTCACCGTGATGGATGCTGACAAGGGACGGAATGCAGAGATGAGCCTCTACATAGAGGAAAACAGTAACATCTTTTCTATTGAAAATGACACGGGGACCATTTACTCCACAATGTCTTTTGACAGGGAACATCAGACCACATACACTTTCAGAGTCAAGGCTGTGGATGGGGGAGAACCTCCCAGATCAGCCACAGCCACCGTCTCTCTCTTTGTGATGGATGAAAATGACAATGCTCCCACAGTTACCCTTCCCAGAAACATTTCCTACACTGTACTGCCACCATCAAGTAATGTCAGGACAGTAGTAGCTACAGTACTGGCAACAGACAGTGATGATGGCATCAACGCAGATCTCAACTACAGCATTGTGGGAGGGAATCCCTTCAAGCTGTTTGAGATTGATTCCACCAGTGGTGTGGTTTCCTTAGTGGGAAAACTCACCCAAAAGCATTATGGCCTGCACAGATTGGTGGTGCAAGTGAATGATAGTGGGCAGCCTTCCCAGTCCACCACGGCTCTGGTGCATGTATTTGTCAATGAAAGTGTTTCTAATGCAACTGTGATTGACTCCCAGATAGCCAGAAGTTTGCACACCCCACTCACCCAGGACATAGCTGGTGACCCAAGCTATGAAATTAGCAAACAAAGACTCAGTATTGTCATTGGGGTGGTTGCTGGCATTATGACTGTGATTCTAATCATTTTAATTGTTGTAATGGCAAGGTACTGCaggtccaaaaataaaaatggctatgaAGCTGGGAAAAAAGATCATGAAGACTTTTTTACACCCCAACAGCATGACAAATCTAAAAAGCctaaaaaggacaagaaaaacaagaaatctaAGCAGCCTCTCTACAGCAGCATTGTCACTGTAGAAGCTTCTAAACCAAATGGACAGAGGTATGACAGTGTCAATGAGAAGCTGTCAGACAGCCCAAGCATGGGGCGATACCGATCTGTTAATGGTGGGCCTGGCAGTCCTGACCTGGCAAGGCATTACAAATCTAGTTCCCCATTGCCTACTGTCCAGCTTCACCCTCAGTCACCAACAGCAGGAAAAAAACACCAGGCTGTACAAGATCTACCACCAGCCAACACATTTGTGGGAGCAGGAGACAACATTTCAATTGGATCAGATCACTGCTCTGAGTACAGCTGTCAAACCAATAACAAGTACAGCAAACAG atGCGTCTACATCCATACATTACTGTGTTTGGCTGA
- the Pcdh7 gene encoding protocadherin-7 isoform X10: MLRMRTTGWARGWCFGCCLLLPLWLSLAAAKQLLRYRLAEEGPADVRIGNVASDLGIVTGSGEVTFSLESGSEYLKIDNLTGELSTSERRIDREKLPQCQMIFDENECFLDFEVSVIGPSQSWVDLFEGRVIVLDINDNTPTFPSPVLTLTVEENRPVGTLYLLPTATDRDFGRNGIERYELLQEPGGGGSGGEGRRSGPADSAPYPGGGGNGVSGGGPGGSKRRLDAPEGGGATTPGGRSSVFELQVADTPDGEKQPQLIVKGALDREQRDSYELTLRVRDGGDPPRSSQAILRVLITDVNDNSPRFEKSVYEADLAENSAPGTPILQLRAADLDVGVNGQIEYVFGAATESVRRLLRLDETSGWLSVLHRIDREEVNQLRFTVMARDRGQPPKTDKATVVLNIKDENDNVPSIEIRKIGRIPLKDGVANVAEDVLVDTPIALVQVSDRDQGENGVVTCTLVGDVPFQLKPASDTEGDQNKKKYFLHTSAPLDYENNREFNVVIVAVDSGSPSLSSNNSLIVKVGDTNDNPPVFGQSVVEVYFPENNISGERVATVLATDADSGKNAEIAYSLDSSVMGIFTIDPDSGDILVNTVLDREQTDRYEFKVNAKDKGIPMLQGSTTVIVQVADKNDNDPKFMQEVFTFYVKENLQPNSPVGMVTVMDADKGRNAEMSLYIEENSNIFSIENDTGTIYSTMSFDREHQTTYTFRVKAVDGGEPPRSATATVSLFVMDENDNAPTVTLPRNISYTVLPPSSNVRTVVATVLATDSDDGINADLNYSIVGGNPFKLFEIDSTSGVVSLVGKLTQKHYGLHRLVVQVNDSGQPSQSTTALVHVFVNESVSNATVIDSQIARSLHTPLTQDIAGDPSYEISKQRLSIVIGVVAGIMTVILIILIVVMARYCRSKNKNGYEAGKKDHEDFFTPQQHDKSKKPKKDKKNKKSKQPLYSSIVTVEASKPNGQRYDSVNEKLSDSPSMGRYRSVNGGPGSPDLARHYKSSSPLPTVQLHPQSPTAGKKHQAVQDLPPANTFVGAGDNISIGSDHCSEYSCQTNNKYSKQIQGLYQM; encoded by the coding sequence ATGCTGAGGATGCGGACGACGGGGTGGGCGCGCGGCTGGTGTTTTGGCTGCTGTCTCCTTTTGCCGCTCTGGCTCAGTCTGGCCGCCGCCAAGCAGCTCCTCCGATACCGGCTGGCGGAGGAGGGCCCCGCCGACGTTCGGATAGGCAACGTTGCCTCGGACTTGGGCATCGTGACCGGATCCGGTGAGGTGACTTTCAGCCTTGAGTCGGGCTCGGAGTACCTGAAGATAGACAACCTCACCGGTGAGCTGAGCACCAGCGAGCGGCGCATCGACCGCGAGAAGCTGCCCCAGTGTCAGATGATCTTCGACGAGAACGAGTGCTTCCTGGACTTCGAGGTGTCGGTGATCGGGCCCTCGCAGAGCTGGGTGGACCTGTTTGAGGGTCGGGTCATCGTGCTGGACATCAACGACAACACGCCCACCTTCCCGTCTCCAGTGCTCACGCTCACGGTGGAGGAGAACCGGCCTGTAGGCACGCTCTACCTGCTGCCCACTGCCACCGACCGTGACTTTGGCCGCAATGGCATCGAGCGCTATGAGCTGCTCCAGGAGCCCGggggcggcggcagcggcggagAGGGACGGCGCTCCGGGCCGGCCGACAGCGCCCCCTACCCAGGGGGCGGCGGGAACGGCGTGAGCGGCGGCGGACCCGGAGGCTCCAAGAGGCGACTGGACGCGCCAGAGGGCGGCGGCGCGACCACCCCCGGCGGCCGCAGCAGTGTGTTCGAGCTGCAGGTGGCAGACACCCCGGACGGCGAGAAGCAACCGCAGCTGATCGTGAAGGGGGCGCTGGACCGTGAGCAGCGTGATTCCTATGAGCTGACCCTGCGGGTGCGCGATGGCGGAGACCCGCCTCGATCCTCGCAGGCCATCTTGCGGGTGCTCATCACCGACGTGAATGACAACAGCCCGCGCTTCGAAAAGAGCGTGTATGAGGCTGACCTAGCTGAGAACAGCGCCCCGGGTACCCCTATCCTGCAGTTACGGGCCGCCGACTTGGACGTGGGTGTCAATGGGCAGATCGAGTACGTGTTTGGGGCGGCTACAGAGTCGGTCAGGCGACTACTGCGCCTCGACGAAACGTCCGGCTGGCTTAGTGTCTTGCACCGTATTGATCGCGAGGAAGTAAACCAACTGCGATTCACAGTCATGGCCCGCGACCGTGGGCAGCCCCCCAAGACCGACAAAGCCACCGTGGTCCTCAACATCAAGGACGAGAATGACAATGTTCCATCCATTGAAATCCGCAAGATCGGGCGCATCCCACTTAAGGACGGGGTGGCCAACGTGGCTGAGGACGTTCTGGTTGACACCCCCATCGCCCTAGTACAGGTGTCAGACAGAGACCAAGGGGAGAACGGGGTAGTCACCTGTACCTTAGTAGGCGATGTGCCCTTCCAGCTTAAACCGGCCAGCGACACAGAGGGCGACCAGAACAAGAAAAAGTACTTTCTGCACACGTCAGCCCCTCTGGACTATGAGAACAACAGGGAGTTCAACGTGGTCATAGTGGCAGTGGACTCTGGCAGCCCCAGCCTCTCCAGCAACAATTCCTTGATTGTCAAGGTGGGAGACACCAATGACAACCCGCCGGTCTTTGGCCAGTCCGTGGTGGAGGTTTACTTCCCTGAGAACAACATCTCTGGAGAGAGGGTAGCTACTGTGCTGGCGACTGACGCAGACAGCGGGAAGAACGCCGAAATCGCCTACTCGCTGGACTCGTCCGTAATGGGGATCTTTACCATTGATCCCGATTCTGGGGACATCCTGGTCAATACCGTGCTGGACCGGGAGCAGACAGACAGGTATGAGTTTAAAGTGAATGCCAAAGACAAAGGCATCCCTATGCTGCAGGGCAGCACCACAGTAATTGTGCAGGTGGCTGATAAGAATGACAATGACCCTAAATTTATGCAGGAAGTCTTTACCTTTTATGTGAAAGAAAACTTGCAACCCAACAGCCCAGTGGGAATGGTCACCGTGATGGATGCTGACAAGGGACGGAATGCAGAGATGAGCCTCTACATAGAGGAAAACAGTAACATCTTTTCTATTGAAAATGACACGGGGACCATTTACTCCACAATGTCTTTTGACAGGGAACATCAGACCACATACACTTTCAGAGTCAAGGCTGTGGATGGGGGAGAACCTCCCAGATCAGCCACAGCCACCGTCTCTCTCTTTGTGATGGATGAAAATGACAATGCTCCCACAGTTACCCTTCCCAGAAACATTTCCTACACTGTACTGCCACCATCAAGTAATGTCAGGACAGTAGTAGCTACAGTACTGGCAACAGACAGTGATGATGGCATCAACGCAGATCTCAACTACAGCATTGTGGGAGGGAATCCCTTCAAGCTGTTTGAGATTGATTCCACCAGTGGTGTGGTTTCCTTAGTGGGAAAACTCACCCAAAAGCATTATGGCCTGCACAGATTGGTGGTGCAAGTGAATGATAGTGGGCAGCCTTCCCAGTCCACCACGGCTCTGGTGCATGTATTTGTCAATGAAAGTGTTTCTAATGCAACTGTGATTGACTCCCAGATAGCCAGAAGTTTGCACACCCCACTCACCCAGGACATAGCTGGTGACCCAAGCTATGAAATTAGCAAACAAAGACTCAGTATTGTCATTGGGGTGGTTGCTGGCATTATGACTGTGATTCTAATCATTTTAATTGTTGTAATGGCAAGGTACTGCaggtccaaaaataaaaatggctatgaAGCTGGGAAAAAAGATCATGAAGACTTTTTTACACCCCAACAGCATGACAAATCTAAAAAGCctaaaaaggacaagaaaaacaagaaatctaAGCAGCCTCTCTACAGCAGCATTGTCACTGTAGAAGCTTCTAAACCAAATGGACAGAGGTATGACAGTGTCAATGAGAAGCTGTCAGACAGCCCAAGCATGGGGCGATACCGATCTGTTAATGGTGGGCCTGGCAGTCCTGACCTGGCAAGGCATTACAAATCTAGTTCCCCATTGCCTACTGTCCAGCTTCACCCTCAGTCACCAACAGCAGGAAAAAAACACCAGGCTGTACAAGATCTACCACCAGCCAACACATTTGTGGGAGCAGGAGACAACATTTCAATTGGATCAGATCACTGCTCTGAGTACAGCTGTCAAACCAATAACAAGTACAGCAAACAG
- the Pcdh7 gene encoding protocadherin-7 isoform X5, whose translation MLRMRTTGWARGWCFGCCLLLPLWLSLAAAKQLLRYRLAEEGPADVRIGNVASDLGIVTGSGEVTFSLESGSEYLKIDNLTGELSTSERRIDREKLPQCQMIFDENECFLDFEVSVIGPSQSWVDLFEGRVIVLDINDNTPTFPSPVLTLTVEENRPVGTLYLLPTATDRDFGRNGIERYELLQEPGGGGSGGEGRRSGPADSAPYPGGGGNGVSGGGPGGSKRRLDAPEGGGATTPGGRSSVFELQVADTPDGEKQPQLIVKGALDREQRDSYELTLRVRDGGDPPRSSQAILRVLITDVNDNSPRFEKSVYEADLAENSAPGTPILQLRAADLDVGVNGQIEYVFGAATESVRRLLRLDETSGWLSVLHRIDREEVNQLRFTVMARDRGQPPKTDKATVVLNIKDENDNVPSIEIRKIGRIPLKDGVANVAEDVLVDTPIALVQVSDRDQGENGVVTCTLVGDVPFQLKPASDTEGDQNKKKYFLHTSAPLDYENNREFNVVIVAVDSGSPSLSSNNSLIVKVGDTNDNPPVFGQSVVEVYFPENNISGERVATVLATDADSGKNAEIAYSLDSSVMGIFTIDPDSGDILVNTVLDREQTDRYEFKVNAKDKGIPMLQGSTTVIVQVADKNDNDPKFMQEVFTFYVKENLQPNSPVGMVTVMDADKGRNAEMSLYIEENSNIFSIENDTGTIYSTMSFDREHQTTYTFRVKAVDGGEPPRSATATVSLFVMDENDNAPTVTLPRNISYTVLPPSSNVRTVVATVLATDSDDGINADLNYSIVGGNPFKLFEIDSTSGVVSLVGKLTQKHYGLHRLVVQVNDSGQPSQSTTALVHVFVNESVSNATVIDSQIARSLHTPLTQDIAGDPSYEISKQRLSIVIGVVAGIMTVILIILIVVMARYCRSKNKNGYEAGKKDHEDFFTPQQHDKSKKPKKDKKNKKSKQPLYSSIVTVEASKPNGQRYDSVNEKLSDSPSMGRYRSVNGGPGSPDLARHYKSSSPLPTVQLHPQSPTAGKKHQAVQDLPPANTFVGAGDNISIGSDHCSEYSCQTNNKYSKQPFRRVTFSVVSQPQDPHQGSLQSCYDSGLEESETPSSKSSSGPRLGALPLPEDNYERTTPDGSVGEAEHMENGVAAITTFPFLPFPHGKTHGRRVLLRPLH comes from the coding sequence ATGCTGAGGATGCGGACGACGGGGTGGGCGCGCGGCTGGTGTTTTGGCTGCTGTCTCCTTTTGCCGCTCTGGCTCAGTCTGGCCGCCGCCAAGCAGCTCCTCCGATACCGGCTGGCGGAGGAGGGCCCCGCCGACGTTCGGATAGGCAACGTTGCCTCGGACTTGGGCATCGTGACCGGATCCGGTGAGGTGACTTTCAGCCTTGAGTCGGGCTCGGAGTACCTGAAGATAGACAACCTCACCGGTGAGCTGAGCACCAGCGAGCGGCGCATCGACCGCGAGAAGCTGCCCCAGTGTCAGATGATCTTCGACGAGAACGAGTGCTTCCTGGACTTCGAGGTGTCGGTGATCGGGCCCTCGCAGAGCTGGGTGGACCTGTTTGAGGGTCGGGTCATCGTGCTGGACATCAACGACAACACGCCCACCTTCCCGTCTCCAGTGCTCACGCTCACGGTGGAGGAGAACCGGCCTGTAGGCACGCTCTACCTGCTGCCCACTGCCACCGACCGTGACTTTGGCCGCAATGGCATCGAGCGCTATGAGCTGCTCCAGGAGCCCGggggcggcggcagcggcggagAGGGACGGCGCTCCGGGCCGGCCGACAGCGCCCCCTACCCAGGGGGCGGCGGGAACGGCGTGAGCGGCGGCGGACCCGGAGGCTCCAAGAGGCGACTGGACGCGCCAGAGGGCGGCGGCGCGACCACCCCCGGCGGCCGCAGCAGTGTGTTCGAGCTGCAGGTGGCAGACACCCCGGACGGCGAGAAGCAACCGCAGCTGATCGTGAAGGGGGCGCTGGACCGTGAGCAGCGTGATTCCTATGAGCTGACCCTGCGGGTGCGCGATGGCGGAGACCCGCCTCGATCCTCGCAGGCCATCTTGCGGGTGCTCATCACCGACGTGAATGACAACAGCCCGCGCTTCGAAAAGAGCGTGTATGAGGCTGACCTAGCTGAGAACAGCGCCCCGGGTACCCCTATCCTGCAGTTACGGGCCGCCGACTTGGACGTGGGTGTCAATGGGCAGATCGAGTACGTGTTTGGGGCGGCTACAGAGTCGGTCAGGCGACTACTGCGCCTCGACGAAACGTCCGGCTGGCTTAGTGTCTTGCACCGTATTGATCGCGAGGAAGTAAACCAACTGCGATTCACAGTCATGGCCCGCGACCGTGGGCAGCCCCCCAAGACCGACAAAGCCACCGTGGTCCTCAACATCAAGGACGAGAATGACAATGTTCCATCCATTGAAATCCGCAAGATCGGGCGCATCCCACTTAAGGACGGGGTGGCCAACGTGGCTGAGGACGTTCTGGTTGACACCCCCATCGCCCTAGTACAGGTGTCAGACAGAGACCAAGGGGAGAACGGGGTAGTCACCTGTACCTTAGTAGGCGATGTGCCCTTCCAGCTTAAACCGGCCAGCGACACAGAGGGCGACCAGAACAAGAAAAAGTACTTTCTGCACACGTCAGCCCCTCTGGACTATGAGAACAACAGGGAGTTCAACGTGGTCATAGTGGCAGTGGACTCTGGCAGCCCCAGCCTCTCCAGCAACAATTCCTTGATTGTCAAGGTGGGAGACACCAATGACAACCCGCCGGTCTTTGGCCAGTCCGTGGTGGAGGTTTACTTCCCTGAGAACAACATCTCTGGAGAGAGGGTAGCTACTGTGCTGGCGACTGACGCAGACAGCGGGAAGAACGCCGAAATCGCCTACTCGCTGGACTCGTCCGTAATGGGGATCTTTACCATTGATCCCGATTCTGGGGACATCCTGGTCAATACCGTGCTGGACCGGGAGCAGACAGACAGGTATGAGTTTAAAGTGAATGCCAAAGACAAAGGCATCCCTATGCTGCAGGGCAGCACCACAGTAATTGTGCAGGTGGCTGATAAGAATGACAATGACCCTAAATTTATGCAGGAAGTCTTTACCTTTTATGTGAAAGAAAACTTGCAACCCAACAGCCCAGTGGGAATGGTCACCGTGATGGATGCTGACAAGGGACGGAATGCAGAGATGAGCCTCTACATAGAGGAAAACAGTAACATCTTTTCTATTGAAAATGACACGGGGACCATTTACTCCACAATGTCTTTTGACAGGGAACATCAGACCACATACACTTTCAGAGTCAAGGCTGTGGATGGGGGAGAACCTCCCAGATCAGCCACAGCCACCGTCTCTCTCTTTGTGATGGATGAAAATGACAATGCTCCCACAGTTACCCTTCCCAGAAACATTTCCTACACTGTACTGCCACCATCAAGTAATGTCAGGACAGTAGTAGCTACAGTACTGGCAACAGACAGTGATGATGGCATCAACGCAGATCTCAACTACAGCATTGTGGGAGGGAATCCCTTCAAGCTGTTTGAGATTGATTCCACCAGTGGTGTGGTTTCCTTAGTGGGAAAACTCACCCAAAAGCATTATGGCCTGCACAGATTGGTGGTGCAAGTGAATGATAGTGGGCAGCCTTCCCAGTCCACCACGGCTCTGGTGCATGTATTTGTCAATGAAAGTGTTTCTAATGCAACTGTGATTGACTCCCAGATAGCCAGAAGTTTGCACACCCCACTCACCCAGGACATAGCTGGTGACCCAAGCTATGAAATTAGCAAACAAAGACTCAGTATTGTCATTGGGGTGGTTGCTGGCATTATGACTGTGATTCTAATCATTTTAATTGTTGTAATGGCAAGGTACTGCaggtccaaaaataaaaatggctatgaAGCTGGGAAAAAAGATCATGAAGACTTTTTTACACCCCAACAGCATGACAAATCTAAAAAGCctaaaaaggacaagaaaaacaagaaatctaAGCAGCCTCTCTACAGCAGCATTGTCACTGTAGAAGCTTCTAAACCAAATGGACAGAGGTATGACAGTGTCAATGAGAAGCTGTCAGACAGCCCAAGCATGGGGCGATACCGATCTGTTAATGGTGGGCCTGGCAGTCCTGACCTGGCAAGGCATTACAAATCTAGTTCCCCATTGCCTACTGTCCAGCTTCACCCTCAGTCACCAACAGCAGGAAAAAAACACCAGGCTGTACAAGATCTACCACCAGCCAACACATTTGTGGGAGCAGGAGACAACATTTCAATTGGATCAGATCACTGCTCTGAGTACAGCTGTCAAACCAATAACAAGTACAGCAAACAG